The genomic DNA CGTGCCGGTGATTCTGCTGCATGGCAGTTTTTCCAACCGGCGCTTCTGGTTTTCGCCCAAAGGTCTGGGGCTGGGCGCGTATCTGGCGCGTCTGGGCTTCGACGTGTGGATTCCGGAGATGCGCGGCCACGGCCTGTCGCAGCGTAACGAGGAGTACCGGCGCAATCGTGTTGCCGACTACGCTCGCTACGATCTGCCGGCGATTGCCGCGTTTGTCCGTGAGCAGAGCGGGCAGGTGCCGCACTGGATCGGTCACTCGCTGGGTGGCATCACGCTGGCGGCCGCGCTCGGTGGCGAATACCTGGGCGAGCCTGCCGTGGCTTCTGCGGCGTTTTTCGGCACGCAAGTGAGCCGCACCTATTGGCCGCTGAAAATTCCGCCGGTGGAGTGGAGCAGCCGCTTCATTCTCAAGCGCTTTGCGCAGCTGTCCGGTTCACGTTTCAAGCGCGGCCCGGAAGACGAGCCGATCGGCCTGGCCATTGAAAGCATGCGTTGGTATGGCCTGTTCGGTCGCTTTGGCGACAAGGACAAGGATTGGTGGGCAGGGCTTGCCGACGTTCAGGTGCCGGTGCTGGCGGTCAGCGCTGCGGGGGATCACCAGGACCCGAGTTGGGCTTGCCGCAAACTGTTCGAACAGGTGGGCTCAGAGCATAAGCAGTTCATCGAGTTGGGGCGCACTCAGGGCTTCAAGGACAACTTCGGGCATGTCGAGATGCTCGTGAGCAAGGCCGCGCAGGCCGAAGTCTGGCCGTTGGTGGCGTGTTGGTTGAACGATCAGCGCACGCCATTGCTGGGCGAGAAGCCGGATCTGGCCGCTGCCGTCTGATGGAGCGCTCTAAAAGGGCGTTTCGTTCGGATCGGCTTGCGGCTAAGATATGACGCATTGTGCGGTTCTGGTCATATTGGGTGGCTGTTTCGCTATTGCGTTTCAGCGTTTGTTCAGGTTTGTTCAGCGACCATTGGATGAACTAAGGTAAACAGCGACCGCCGGGACTCGTTTCAAAAGAGTGCGGCATCCTTGATCGTCTTCCTTTTTACAGGAGTTTTTCGATGAACCATTACCTCACGCCTGACCTGTGCGACGCCTATCCGGAGCTGGTGCAGGTGCTGGAACCGATGTTCAGCAATTTCGGCGGCCGTGATTCGTTCGGCGGCGAAATCGTGACCATCAAATGCTTCGAAGACAACTCGCGGGTCAAGGAGCAGGTCGAGCTCAAGGGGAATGGCAAGGTACTGGTGGTCGACGGTGGTGGTTCGCTGCGTCACGCCCTGTTGGGGGACATGCTGGCCGAGAAAGCCGCGAAAAACGGTTGGGAAGGGCTGGTGATCTACGGTTGCATCCGCGACGTCGATATCATTGCGCAGACCGATCTGGGCGTGCAGGCCCTTGCTAGCCACCCGAGGAAGTCCAACAGGCGCGGGCTCGGCGACCTTGATGTTCCAGTCACTTTTGCCGGTGTGACGTTTCACCCGGGCCACTACATCTATGCGGACAACAACGGCGTAATCATCTCGCCGAGCCCGCTGAAGATGCCTGAATAAGCTTTCGACAAAGGGATGCGGATGTTCGAGGAAGAAAACGCGCAGTGGGGGCTGGTGCATGCCCTGGTGCTGGACGGTAAAGGCGGTGCGCGTTCGATAGCCCGGACTGAACTCGACGATTTGCAACTGCAGGCCCATGAAAGCCTGTGGCTGCATTGGGACCGCAGTCATCCGCAAACCCAGACCTGGCTACGCAAATCCAGCGGCCTCATTGAGTTCACCTGCGACCTGCTGTTGGAAGAGAACACCCGGCCGCGTCTGTTGCCGTTGCCGGATTCCGAGCTGCTGCTGTTCTTGCGCGGGGTCAACCTCAATCCGGGCGCCGAGCCGGAAGACATGGTCTCGGTGCGGATTTTTGCCTCCGCTCAGCGCGTTATCTCCCTGCGTTTGCGTCCGTTGCGTGCCACTGATGAATTGCTGGCGATGCTGGAGGAGGGCAAGGGCCCGAAAACCTCTTCTGAGCTGATGCTTTATCTGGCGCAGTTGCTCACTAACAAGGTGCAGGATCTGGTCACTTGCCTCTCGGAAATCGCCGATGAGGAAGAAGAAAAAATGGATGCCGACGAACGGTATACCCCTGAGCATGGCGCCATTTTGCACATCCGTCGCAGGGCGGCCGGACTGAAGCGGTTTCTTGCTCCGCAACGGGATATTTTCGGACAACTGACGCGGATAAAACTGCCTTGGTTTGTCGATGACGATGCCGACTACTGGAACGAATTGAACAACAGCCTGACCCGCTATCTGGAAGAGCTCGAATTGACACGAGAGCGCGTGGGGCTTGTGCTGGAGGCTGAAGACCGGCGTTTGAGCCTGCGCATGAATCGCACGATGTATCGCTTCGGCATCATCACCTGCATCTTCTTGCCGATGAGTTTTATCACCGGGCTACTGGGTATCAATGTCGGCGGAATTCCCTTCGCGAGTAGCCCTTATGGTTTCCTGATTGCCTGTTTGACGGTGCTCGCAATGGCCTTCGGACAATGGTGGTTATTCCGCCGTTTGCGCTGGGTTTGAAAATGGCGCATGTGACCCGACCAAATTTGCCCGCGTCTTTCACAGACATCACGAGAGGTGCGTATGCACGATCCGTTTGAACAGTCTTTGCGCGACATGCTCAACGCTTCGCCGTCCAGCCGCGACGACGATGCATGCCTGGGGCGCGTACTCAAAACCGCCAACCGCCAGGTGGGTGCCGGTGATCTGTTCAGCCTGCTGGGCCGCTGGCTGCCCGCGCTGATGATCGCCCTGAATAATGGATCGGCCCATGTGTCGCCGGTTTCCCGTCTTCGTAAACCTGTTGCTCGCACTGCTGATAAGGCTGATTGAATATGGAACTTGATCTCTGGACTCAGAGCCTCGTCACTGCAATGACTGCGTTGTGGACCAAAGTCGCCAACTTCATCCCGAACCTGTTCGGCGCACTGGTTGTGCTGCTGTTGGGTTTCGTCGTGGCCAAGCTGCTCGACACCTTGTTGTCCAAGTTGCTCGCCAAGCTGGGCCTGGATCGCCTGATGGGTGGCACCGGGCTGACCAAATTGATGTCACGTGCCGGGCTGCAAGTGCCGATCTCGACCCTGATCGGCAAGATCGTCTATTGGTTCGTTCTGCTGATTTTTCTGGTTTCTGCAGCAGAATCCCTTGGACTTGAGCGAGTTTCAGCTACGCTGGACATGTTGGCGCTGTATTTGCCGAAAGTATTCGGCGCCGCGCTGGTGTTGCTGGTAGGCGTTTTGCTCGCACAATTGGCCAATGGGCTGGTGCGCGGGGCGGCAGAAGGCGTAGGCCTGGACTACGCTTCGGGGCTGGGGCGAATTGCTCAGGGGCTGGTGATCATCATCAGCATCTCGGTCGCGATCAGTCAGCTTGAAGTGAAGACTGACCTGCTGAACCATGTGATTGTCATCGTATTGATTACCGTTGGTCTGGCCGTTGCGCTGGCCATGGGCCTGGGAAGCCGGGAAATTGCCGGTCAGATTCTTGCGGGAATCTATGTGCGTGAGCTGTATCAGGTTGGGCAACAAGTGCGTGTTGGCGAGGTCGAAGGCCAGATCGAAGAGATCGGCACGGTTAAAACCACATTGCTGACCGATGAGGGTGAGCTAGTCTCTCTCTCCAATCGGATCCTGCTGGAACAGCATGTGAGTAGCCGCTAACCCGGCAAACCCTGCTAATGTATGCCGCCGCGAAATGCCAGCTGATGCTGGTTGCGGTGGACATTGACCTGACTGTCGGCACGACTTGTTTTGAATAAAGCCCAAACGCTATCCACGCGCTACGACCCCCGCGAACTCTCTGATGAGGAGTTGGTCGCGCGCTCGCATACCGAGCTTTTTCACGTAACGCGCGCTTATGAAGAACTGATGCGGCGTTACCAGCGAACATTATTTAACGTTTGTGCGAGATATCTTGGGAACGATCGCGACGCAGACGATGTCTGTCAGGAAGTCATGTTGAAGGTGCTGTACGGCCTGAAGAACTTCGAGGGCAAATCGAAGTTCAAGACATGGCTATACAGCATCACGTACAACGAATGTATTACGCAGTATCGGAAGGAACGGCGAAAGCGTCGCTTGATGGACGCATTGAGTCTTGACCCCCTCGAGGAAGCGTCCGAAGAAAAGGCGCCAAAACCCGAGGAGAAGGGCGGGCTTGATCGCTGGCTGGTGTATGTGAACCCGATTGACCGCGAAATTCTGGTGCTACGATTTGTCGCAGAGCTGGAATTTCAGGAGATCGCAGACATCATGCACATGGGTTTGAGTGCGACAAAAATGCGTTACAAACGTGCTCTAGATAAATTGCGTGAGAAATTTGCAGGCATTGCTGAAACTTAGTTCGGCGCAAATATCTCTTACGTGTAGGCAAGTTCTGATAGACTTGCCGCCGAGTTGTCCCCCGGTTTGCGGGACTGCTTCACAATCACCAGATGGGGATTTAACGGATGAAACTGAAAAACACCTTGGGCTTGGCCATTGGTTCTCTGATTGCCGCCACTTCGTTCGGCGCTCTGGCACAAGGCCAAGGCGCAGTTGAAATCGAAGGCTTCGCAAAGAAAGAACAATTCGACAGCGCTCGTAACTTCAAAAACAACGGCAACCTGTTCGGTGCCTCTGTCGGTTACTTCGTAACTGACGACGTTGAACTGCGTCTGGGCTACGACGAAGTGCACAACGTACGTGCCAACGATGGCAAGAACGTAAAGGGCGCTAACACCGCTCTGGACGCTCTGTACCACTTCAACAACCCGGGCGACATGCTGCGTCCGTACGTTTCGGCCGGTTTCTCTGACCAGAGCATCGACCAGAACGGTTCGAACGGTCGCAACCGTTCCACCTTCGCCAACGTTGGCGGCGGTGCCAAGCTGTACTTCACTGACAACTTCTACGCCCGCGCTGGCGTTGAAGCTCAGTACAACATCGACCAGGGCGACACCGAGTGGGCTCCAAGCGTCGGTATCGGTGTGAACTTCGGTGGCGGCTCCAAGCCTGCTGCTGCTCCAGTTCCAGCACCAGC from Pseudomonas baetica includes the following:
- a CDS encoding OmpA family protein, which translates into the protein MKLKNTLGLAIGSLIAATSFGALAQGQGAVEIEGFAKKEQFDSARNFKNNGNLFGASVGYFVTDDVELRLGYDEVHNVRANDGKNVKGANTALDALYHFNNPGDMLRPYVSAGFSDQSIDQNGSNGRNRSTFANVGGGAKLYFTDNFYARAGVEAQYNIDQGDTEWAPSVGIGVNFGGGSKPAAAPVPAPAEVCSDSDNDGVCDNVDKCPDTPANVTVDADGCPAVAEVVRVELDVKFDFDKSVVKPNSYGDIKNLADFMKQYPSTSTTVEGHTDSVGPDAYNQKLSERRANAVKQVLTNQYGVESSRVQSVGYGESRPVADNKTEAGRAVNRRVEAQVEAQAK
- a CDS encoding CrfX protein, whose product is MHDPFEQSLRDMLNASPSSRDDDACLGRVLKTANRQVGAGDLFSLLGRWLPALMIALNNGSAHVSPVSRLRKPVARTADKAD
- a CDS encoding alpha/beta fold hydrolase, producing MQSSSNLFPVALISAERRGDLSEDVYRLKPGNSPDWSVEIAVTRLGMADEPAVRGVPVILLHGSFSNRRFWFSPKGLGLGAYLARLGFDVWIPEMRGHGLSQRNEEYRRNRVADYARYDLPAIAAFVREQSGQVPHWIGHSLGGITLAAALGGEYLGEPAVASAAFFGTQVSRTYWPLKIPPVEWSSRFILKRFAQLSGSRFKRGPEDEPIGLAIESMRWYGLFGRFGDKDKDWWAGLADVQVPVLAVSAAGDHQDPSWACRKLFEQVGSEHKQFIELGRTQGFKDNFGHVEMLVSKAAQAEVWPLVACWLNDQRTPLLGEKPDLAAAV
- a CDS encoding mechanosensitive ion channel family protein, producing MELDLWTQSLVTAMTALWTKVANFIPNLFGALVVLLLGFVVAKLLDTLLSKLLAKLGLDRLMGGTGLTKLMSRAGLQVPISTLIGKIVYWFVLLIFLVSAAESLGLERVSATLDMLALYLPKVFGAALVLLVGVLLAQLANGLVRGAAEGVGLDYASGLGRIAQGLVIIISISVAISQLEVKTDLLNHVIVIVLITVGLAVALAMGLGSREIAGQILAGIYVRELYQVGQQVRVGEVEGQIEEIGTVKTTLLTDEGELVSLSNRILLEQHVSSR
- the rraA gene encoding ribonuclease E activity regulator RraA, which produces MNHYLTPDLCDAYPELVQVLEPMFSNFGGRDSFGGEIVTIKCFEDNSRVKEQVELKGNGKVLVVDGGGSLRHALLGDMLAEKAAKNGWEGLVIYGCIRDVDIIAQTDLGVQALASHPRKSNRRGLGDLDVPVTFAGVTFHPGHYIYADNNGVIISPSPLKMPE
- the sigX gene encoding RNA polymerase sigma factor SigX, yielding MNKAQTLSTRYDPRELSDEELVARSHTELFHVTRAYEELMRRYQRTLFNVCARYLGNDRDADDVCQEVMLKVLYGLKNFEGKSKFKTWLYSITYNECITQYRKERRKRRLMDALSLDPLEEASEEKAPKPEEKGGLDRWLVYVNPIDREILVLRFVAELEFQEIADIMHMGLSATKMRYKRALDKLREKFAGIAET
- a CDS encoding zinc transporter ZntB, yielding MFEEENAQWGLVHALVLDGKGGARSIARTELDDLQLQAHESLWLHWDRSHPQTQTWLRKSSGLIEFTCDLLLEENTRPRLLPLPDSELLLFLRGVNLNPGAEPEDMVSVRIFASAQRVISLRLRPLRATDELLAMLEEGKGPKTSSELMLYLAQLLTNKVQDLVTCLSEIADEEEEKMDADERYTPEHGAILHIRRRAAGLKRFLAPQRDIFGQLTRIKLPWFVDDDADYWNELNNSLTRYLEELELTRERVGLVLEAEDRRLSLRMNRTMYRFGIITCIFLPMSFITGLLGINVGGIPFASSPYGFLIACLTVLAMAFGQWWLFRRLRWV